A stretch of DNA from Spirosoma endbachense:
TGCCTGCCGGACCACATTCAGGGAGCCAAATACATTAACCTCGAAGTTATCGCGGGCTTCCCGATCCGTCAGTTCTTCAACACTGCCCGATAAACCATATCCGGCATTGTTAACGACCACATCCAGCCCGCCAAGCGTACGGATTGTGGTGTCGATCGCCTGCCGGACGCTATTTTCATCGGTAAGATTCACCGCTAAAGGCAGGAAAGAGGCCGTCGTGTTGCCAACGGCATCGGCAAGCTCCTTCTGATTCCGGGACGTAGCCGCTACGGCGTATCCCTGCTGCAATAATTTTTGTACCAATACGAGTCCCAGCCCTTTGGAGGCACCGGTCACAAACCATACTTTTTTTGTTGCTGTATCCATGATTGATTTTGTTCAGAGACAAGACCTGGCAGTTGTGTTTCCTGTGCTGAACTGTCTTTTGCAGTTGCGCACAATCTGCTGCTTGTGTACCACAAAAGTAGAACCGGGCAACAGACCAGGGCTTACCTGAATCAAACGGATACTTGCGCAAATCAAACAATTCTTAGCGCGGCAGAAAATAGGTGTTTGTGTTTAAAAATGCATGGAATAGCCCGCATCTGCCATATGATGCATAATGACATACTGAGGTGCTACTATAAAGTGGCCAGGCTAACCGGTATTTTGCCTGTCGTATTACAAAATACAAGTATATAGATGGGGGCCTGATAAAGAAGGCTAACTAGCCGTTTCCCGCTCACGATTCAGTCCACGTCTGGCCAAAACGGCACTGATAAGAATGAGAACGGAGCTCAATACGAACGGTGCACCAGGGAAATAAATGGGAGCAGTGGTTGCGGTGAAGAAGGAAAACAGGTTTGTCATAATGAACGGACCAACAATAGATGTCGTGCTGGTCAGGCTGGTCAACGCGCCCTGTAGTTCACCCTGTTCATTAGCCGGAACCTGATTCGAAATGATACCCTGTATCGACGGCCCGGCAATACCGCCCATTGCATACACAGTCATAAAAGCAAACATCATCCAGCTTTGATTCGCAAAAGCGAACAGAGCGAAGCCAATGGCGCTGAACAGCATGCCGACATAAACCGACCGTTGCTGACCTAATTTGGGAATAATTACCCGGCTTAGGCCACCCTGCACGACAGCAAACGATACGCCAATGGCGGCCAGGGATAAACCCACGGTTTTTTCATTCCACTTGAATTTTTCCATCGTGTAGAACGTCCAGGTTCCCTGTACGGCAAATCCGGCAATATAAACCAGAACCAGCGAGGCCACTAAACCAAGAATGACAGGATATTTTCCCAGACGCGCCAGTGAACTTACCGGATTCGCGCGTCGCCAGTTGAAAGGTCGACGATGTTCGACGGGGAGTGATTCCGGGAGGATAAAATAACCGTATAGAAAGTTGACCATTGTTAGCCCCGCCGAAACAAAAAACGGCACCCGCGGTCCATACTGTCCCAGAAATCCACCGATGGCAGGACCTAAAATAAAGCCAACACCAAACGCTGCTCCGACCAATCCAAAGTTCTGTGCCCGTTTCTCGGGAGGGCTAACGTCGGCAATATAGGCGGTTGCGGTTGTGAAACTGGCTCCCGTAATGCCCGCCAGTATTCGGCCCAGGAATAGCCAGCCAATACTGGGCGCAAAGCCCTGAAGGATATAGTCGAGGCCAAAACCAAAAAGGGAGAATAAAAGTACGGGCCTGCGTCCGAACCGATCGCTCAAACCACCCAGAATCGGTGAGAAGGCAAACTGCATGAGCGCATAGGAAGATGTCAATAAACCACCCCAGTGCGCTGCCTGGCTAATATTACCGTGAATCAGTTGCTCAATCAGTTTCGGGAAGACTGGAATAATGATACCTAATCCCGTAACATCAATCAGGAGCGTAATGAAAATGAAAATAAGGGCCGGAGCCGTACGTTTGGGGGCCATAAAGAATAATGAATGCCGAACGATGAGTGCTGAACCAGCACTCATCGTTCGGCATTCCCATTACGCGTATGTATTCAGCATAACTGGCATTACCAGCATCAGAATGTCTTCGTTTTCTTCTTTATCGGCCGGAATCAGCAGACCCGCGCGGTTGGGAGCCGATAGTTCGAGGGAAACCATTTTTGCGCTGAGGTTGCTCAATACTTCCGACATCAGTTTGGCGTTGAAGCCAATCTCCATCGGTTCGCCATCGTAGTCGCAGAGGAGTTTCTCATTGGCTTCGTTGGAGTAATCCAGATCTTCAGCTGAAATGGTCAGAGAATTTGCTTTGAGCGACAGCCGAATTTGATGGGTAGTCCGATTGGCGTAGATCATGATCCGTTTCAGCGAGTTGAGCAGATCAGTCCGGCCGATGGTCATTACATTTGGATTGTTGGTCGGAATCGCGTTTTCGTAATCGGGGAATCGCTCATCGATCAACCGGCAGATCAGTTGCGTTGGCCCGAACGTAAAAGATGCGTTTGCCTGGCTGAATTCAGCCGTGACCGGAACGTTGTCGGGTAAGGATGCTTTCAGCAACTGCAACGCTTTCCGTGGGATAATGATCGACGAACTGGCCGATGCACCCAGGTCGGTCCGACGATAGCGAATGAGCCGATGCCCATCGGTAGCCACGAAGGTCGCATTATCCGGACTCATTTGCAGATAAACCCCGGTCATCGCTGGGCGAAGATCATCGGTGCTCGTTGCAAAAACTGTATTATTGATCGCTCCCAGTAAGATGTCAGAAGACATCTCGACAGACATGTTCTTGTTGACGGTCGGCAGTTTGGGGAAATCGATCGGGTTTTCGCCGGACAGTTTATAGCGACCGTTGTCGGTCAGGATTTCAGTTCCAAATGTCTCTGTATCAATATTTACCGTTACGGGCTGTTCGGGAAGGCTACGAAGTGTATCGAGCAGCAATTTAGCCGGAATAGCAATGGCTCCGTTCTCGGATGCATCGACCGGAATTTCCGTTGTCATGGTCGTTTGCAGGTCCGAAGCGGTTACGGTCAGCGTACCATCGTCAATGCGAAACAGGAAATTTTCCAAGATCGGCACAATCGGGTTAGTTGCCACGACGCCGTTAATATTTTGAAGGTTTTTTAGCAGTACGGACGAGGAAACGATGAATTTCATGGGCCAATCGTTTAAGGGCAGTTCATAAATAGATGTAAAGACAAAAGTAGCAAAAAATGTGGACTGTCGGGCGGCTTTTTGTCAACGGTTATAAAGAACCTTTCGATAGTAAAGGGTTGTTGCAAAGAAAATAGTGAGCAGTCGATAGTATACGATTTTCCAGAATCATGGCACATTCCTGGTTCTCTGCTTATACGCTTCTGATTGCAAGCTATAGATCAATACAACTGGACGAATGGAAACTGAGATTATTAACCGTGTTGCTACGAGTGGCCTTGTGTCGCTTGATCTGGAATCGTACTATCATCCTGGCGAACGGGTTGTCTATGATTTAAAAGATAACCTCTATATGGGGTTGATTCTTAAGGAGAAAGATTTTCGGGCTTTTCTGAAAGAGCACGACTGGAGTCAGTACGACGGCAAGAATGTAGCCATTACCTGCACCGAAGATGCGATCGTACCAACCTGGGCCTATATGCTGCTGACGATCCAACTGCAACCCTTCGCCAATACGATTGTCTTCGGAAATCTCACCGATCTGGAAGAAAAGCTCTATTTCGATGCTATTGCACAGATTAATCCTGACGATTATCGAGATGCTCGTGTCGTGGTGAAAGGGTGTTCTAAAGTTCCGGTTCCAACAGCTGCCTATGTCGAATTGACTCGTGTATTACGTCCTGTTGTGCAGAGCCTTCTTTTTGGTGAACCATGCAGTACCGTACCCCTTTATAAGCGCCCCAAAGTATAAGCTGTATATGGAGTTTATTGCTCGATCTTAGCCTTATGCTTCCCAGGCTAAGGCGTTTTGCCATGATGATACTGCTGCGGCTGCCGCTGCTGTTGGCTCATTTTTACGTGTATCCTCTCTGAATCAGAAGGGAAAAAATCATTTTCCGCCACAAATAGCGTCTCACAGCCGCTAGGGCATCACTGAACGTCAAGAGGCCTTTGGCATACCAACGGCTGACCTGACTAACTAACTGACCTTACTTCTGTAGTGAGTTAGTCATCAAGGTAATGATCGAAAACAAGAACGGCATCTCGCTACAATCTCTGGCCTTGATGTTGGCGCCCCCGCTTTGTTTCAATGTTTCAACAATACCCACCACTTCCGGTTGTTCTCCAATAAATACTGACAAGAACTGATTCAATAAAAGTCGGCTGGCGGTCAGTGCCGACCATCGAGTCTGACTTAGCACCCGATGATACTTGTGAAATGCTTCACCTGACTCAAACCGACAATTCGTAGCACGAAACTAACGATGCGTTTGCCAGGAGCAAGTACAGCGCTAGCTACTAAGAGTTGAACATGACTAAAACCCGTTAACAGAACAGGTTCGCATAGAATAATCTTACTGAAAGAAACTCGCTGGGGAGTTGGGGCATATAGAAGTAAGTTTGGTAGCCTAAATCTACATATCAAATCCCAGCGGGCTTCTTCTAAATGGCTAAAGTCAAGCTAAAATTTACCATTGTTATTTTTCCATTCTGCCTTGGCGGGAATGGTTTCAATCGTATCCCAATGTTCAGCAATCCTGCCGCTTTCTACCCGAAACAGGTCATAAAATGAAGTTGGTTTTCCTCCGAAAGTACCTTCACTCACTACTAAGACAAAATTACCCTCACCTAATACTTTGTGAATTTTATCATACTTCATCGTTATGCCCTTCTTAGCCATTGCTTCCAGGGCCGCGCCTAAGCCAGATAGACCATCACCAATTTGCGGATTATGTTGACTATACGAGTCGCCATTGAAATAGCCGGTTAGCTTCTCCATTCGGCCATTAACCAGAATATCATCAACAAATGATTTGACCAATGCTTTGTTGGTTTCGGTTTTATCGGCATCAGCAGCTTGAGTGGGGCCATCAAGCATTGTATGGCCGCTAGGGTTAGCTGTGGTAGGCTTTTCCTGTAGGTTGTCCCAATGTTCGACGATCTGACCGTTTTCAAAGCGGAATACATCAAAGCCGATCTTAGGGCCAAAGAAGTTATAATCCGTATGAGTAAACACATACTCCCCATCGCCAAACGCTCGAACTGTGTTTACTTTAGCTGAGCCTTTAGGCAGTTGTTGAAGTAGGGCACCAAAACCAGCCAGCCCATCAGCGGCTCCTAAATTATGTTGGATATACTGGTTGGGATTGATAACGGATACGGGGCCAGCCTCCCCAGTTTCGATGCTTCTTAGCAAAGCAACAACCTGATCTTTTTTGTTCATGGTTTCTATCTTTTTTTGTGCGCAGCTAACTTGGCTTGTACCCAGCCCAATAAACAGGGCCAGCGACAAGGCGGTATGATGTAAATGCATGATTTTCATCGGTTTGTTAAGATGATTTTGACAATGCAAAGGTCGCTTTCCAAGCCGCTTGAAGAAAGATAGAAATCCGAGAAAGACTGATCAAAACGCGAAACGAACTTAAACTATAAACGATTTTCGGAACTCGGCAGGTGTTTGGCCAATCTGCTGGCGGAAAAAGCGGGAAAAATTGCTGGGTTCATCAAAACCCAGCATAAAGCCAATTTCCTTTATTGATTGATTAGTGTGCACTAAGAGCCGCTTGGCTTCTAACAGGACCCGTTCTTCGATGAGTTGTTTAGGGGTTTTGCCAACCGATTTAGCAATCGCCTGCTGTAAACGTCTTTCAGTAATACCAATTTGTTGGGCATACTGATTAACGGATCGTAGCCTTATAAACTGTTTTTCCATCAACTCTGTGAAGTGCAAAGTATGATCCAAATCGGGGCCTTTCTTAATTTCGGTAAAGCCTTGTCGCCGTCGCTCTCGATCCGCCAGTAACAGCAAATTATGAACTAAGTTCTGTAATACCGACGCATGGACTGGATCGTTAGGCTCCGCTAGCTCATGCTGCATTTGTTGGAAAATGATTGTTAAATCTGTTTGGGCTTCATCCAGTTGAATAGTTGGAATTTCCAGCAGGTCATGAAACAGAATTGTATTCCGTAGAAACTGAGCATCTTGCGTATTTCGAGCAAAAAAAGCATCGGTGAATAGGAGCACCCAGCCGTCATAATTACCTGTCTGATCAAAAAAGTGCACTCGGTTTTTGTTGATAAAAAGCAGTGTGCTGGGCTTAAGCGTGATCGGAATGAAATCAACCGTATGGACCGGTGTACCTTGAGTAAACCAGAAGATATGATAAAAATCAGTTCGGTGAGGTTTAATGATATTAAGCTGATGCTGTTGAAAAATGGCTGAAATAGCTGCTAATTCAATCTCAGCAGACAAACCGGGTTTGAAGTCATATGTCTTAATCGATTCCGGCATGGATCAATGGATATAGTGTTTGCTGAATTTTACTAGTTATTAGCTGATGTTACGCAGTGATTGTGCCTTTGTCGCAATCTGGGCAGAATCTACCGTTTTTGCCAGTATGAAAGGACTGACGCTGGAACAAGATTTATATTCGGACTATCTATTGGTCAATCAGCAACAGGCCACCGCCACCCGATTGGGCGCTCTTTTAGAACAGCAGCTTAGCCATGATCGGCTAACTCGTAGCCTGAGCAGGCCGACTATGGCTCGGCTCAACGCTGGCAAGTTATCAAGCTTTTGTGTAACAGATAGTTGACCCAGAGGGACTCTTACTGCTGGATGATACCGTCGAAGAAAAACCCAACAGTCAAACCAATGAGTTGATCAGTTACCACGTTGACCAAATCAAAGGTCGCTCGGCCAAAGGTATCGATCAACTCGCAAAAAACCGTTTAGTTACTCTACTTGCAAGCAGATCGTCTATTTATATAGAAATTAAATTTATGTAAAAGTTACATAAATGCTTGCCAGCCTAAGTCACTTATTTATCTTTGCTAGTCGAATAGTC
This window harbors:
- a CDS encoding TCR/Tet family MFS transporter, which gives rise to MAPKRTAPALIFIFITLLIDVTGLGIIIPVFPKLIEQLIHGNISQAAHWGGLLTSSYALMQFAFSPILGGLSDRFGRRPVLLFSLFGFGLDYILQGFAPSIGWLFLGRILAGITGASFTTATAYIADVSPPEKRAQNFGLVGAAFGVGFILGPAIGGFLGQYGPRVPFFVSAGLTMVNFLYGYFILPESLPVEHRRPFNWRRANPVSSLARLGKYPVILGLVASLVLVYIAGFAVQGTWTFYTMEKFKWNEKTVGLSLAAIGVSFAVVQGGLSRVIIPKLGQQRSVYVGMLFSAIGFALFAFANQSWMMFAFMTVYAMGGIAGPSIQGIISNQVPANEQGELQGALTSLTSTTSIVGPFIMTNLFSFFTATTAPIYFPGAPFVLSSVLILISAVLARRGLNRERETAS
- the dnaN gene encoding DNA polymerase III subunit beta: MKFIVSSSVLLKNLQNINGVVATNPIVPILENFLFRIDDGTLTVTASDLQTTMTTEIPVDASENGAIAIPAKLLLDTLRSLPEQPVTVNIDTETFGTEILTDNGRYKLSGENPIDFPKLPTVNKNMSVEMSSDILLGAINNTVFATSTDDLRPAMTGVYLQMSPDNATFVATDGHRLIRYRRTDLGASASSSIIIPRKALQLLKASLPDNVPVTAEFSQANASFTFGPTQLICRLIDERFPDYENAIPTNNPNVMTIGRTDLLNSLKRIMIYANRTTHQIRLSLKANSLTISAEDLDYSNEANEKLLCDYDGEPMEIGFNAKLMSEVLSNLSAKMVSLELSAPNRAGLLIPADKEENEDILMLVMPVMLNTYA
- a CDS encoding DUF2480 family protein, whose protein sequence is METEIINRVATSGLVSLDLESYYHPGERVVYDLKDNLYMGLILKEKDFRAFLKEHDWSQYDGKNVAITCTEDAIVPTWAYMLLTIQLQPFANTIVFGNLTDLEEKLYFDAIAQINPDDYRDARVVVKGCSKVPVPTAAYVELTRVLRPVVQSLLFGEPCSTVPLYKRPKV
- a CDS encoding nuclear transport factor 2 family protein yields the protein MHLHHTALSLALFIGLGTSQVSCAQKKIETMNKKDQVVALLRSIETGEAGPVSVINPNQYIQHNLGAADGLAGFGALLQQLPKGSAKVNTVRAFGDGEYVFTHTDYNFFGPKIGFDVFRFENGQIVEHWDNLQEKPTTANPSGHTMLDGPTQAADADKTETNKALVKSFVDDILVNGRMEKLTGYFNGDSYSQHNPQIGDGLSGLGAALEAMAKKGITMKYDKIHKVLGEGNFVLVVSEGTFGGKPTSFYDLFRVESGRIAEHWDTIETIPAKAEWKNNNGKF
- a CDS encoding AraC family transcriptional regulator; protein product: MPESIKTYDFKPGLSAEIELAAISAIFQQHQLNIIKPHRTDFYHIFWFTQGTPVHTVDFIPITLKPSTLLFINKNRVHFFDQTGNYDGWVLLFTDAFFARNTQDAQFLRNTILFHDLLEIPTIQLDEAQTDLTIIFQQMQHELAEPNDPVHASVLQNLVHNLLLLADRERRRQGFTEIKKGPDLDHTLHFTELMEKQFIRLRSVNQYAQQIGITERRLQQAIAKSVGKTPKQLIEERVLLEAKRLLVHTNQSIKEIGFMLGFDEPSNFSRFFRQQIGQTPAEFRKSFIV